The following proteins are encoded in a genomic region of Reichenbachiella sp.:
- the nadC gene encoding carboxylating nicotinate-nucleotide diphosphorylase, which produces MKIKYLTKKAIFKFIDSALKEDIGDGDHSTLAAIPEDLQQEARLLIKSDGVIAGLQLAEWIFKRFDPELEVTKLKQDGDVVSEGEVGLTVKGKARSILSTERLVLNCLQRMSGIATYTRELADMIKHTHAQLLDTRKTGPNFRICEKWAVKIGGGENHRFGLYDMIMLKDNHVDYAGGIKAAVQRTKKYLVDNDKDLKIEVETRNLDEVRDAIEVGGIDVIMLDNMLPSTMREAIQLIGGKCKTEASGGITEKNIKEMAETGVDYISIGALTHSYASLDISLKAIK; this is translated from the coding sequence ATGAAGATTAAGTATCTGACCAAAAAGGCCATATTTAAGTTTATTGACTCCGCCCTCAAAGAGGATATAGGGGATGGGGATCATAGTACGCTGGCAGCGATTCCTGAGGACTTACAGCAAGAAGCCAGATTGCTCATCAAAAGCGATGGTGTAATTGCAGGCTTGCAGTTGGCCGAATGGATCTTCAAGAGATTTGATCCGGAGTTGGAGGTTACCAAGCTCAAACAGGATGGAGATGTAGTTTCAGAAGGCGAAGTTGGATTGACTGTAAAGGGTAAAGCCCGATCCATTTTGTCTACTGAAAGATTGGTGCTCAATTGTCTGCAGCGAATGAGTGGAATTGCCACCTATACTCGCGAATTGGCTGACATGATCAAGCATACACATGCACAACTATTAGACACCAGGAAAACGGGACCTAATTTTCGTATATGTGAAAAGTGGGCAGTCAAGATAGGAGGAGGAGAAAACCACCGATTCGGTCTGTACGACATGATTATGCTCAAAGATAATCATGTGGATTATGCAGGAGGTATCAAAGCGGCAGTTCAGCGAACAAAAAAATACCTAGTTGACAACGACAAGGATTTGAAAATAGAAGTAGAGACGAGAAATCTAGATGAAGTACGCGACGCTATAGAAGTAGGTGGTATCGATGTGATCATGCTAGATAATATGTTGCCTTCCACCATGAGAGAAGCGATCCAACTAATTGGTGGAAAGTGTAAGACTGAGGCATCAGGAGGGATCACAGAGAAAAACATAAAAGAAATGGCAGAGACCGGTGTGGACTATATTTCTATAGGCGCACTGACGCACTCTTATGCCAGTTTAGATATTAGTTTGAAAGCAATAAAATAA
- a CDS encoding ABC transporter permease encodes MIKKIADRLFRWYCHPDYYPDIQGDLEELYHDKKEESPRSAPYFYLIEVLRLCRPALIRPLFKNSLFNSTGMFKNYFKISFRNLVKQKVFSVINIAGLAIGLAAFLLINQYVQFEKSYDKFFTDSDRVYRLTTDQVLDGVIGTRDAMSFAPSGNALVQAVPEFINSTATFQFNELIIRKNDRSVTEHKVIAVDSNYLEIFNYQVIAGGDPSTILKEPNTVVLTESRAKAYFGEENPVGQMLHILSGFDKGFKVTGVIQDTPENTHYKFDLLISLNTLEDRVQRDGWRGFNYYTYLQLAREANISEVIQKMPKMYELSGNEESESTLAFNVQPLEDIHLHSDFTYEPEVHGSIETVVFLNIISILIIIIAWVNYINLSTAKAIDRAREVGVRKAIGAHKLQLITQFLFESMILNLLAAGFAILIAQMVYPTFNQLVGKDVIGDVWLNKLFLTKLFSFAIVGALVSGLYPAFVLSNFRAVTVLKGKFRNSTKGTLLRKGLVIVQFTVSLVLLTGTFIIYQQVEYMRSADKGVDIDYVVGFNKPRFTSENENKMMEKMKQFVSSLLSHHAIINVGSSNSIPGGDLSDISSTTSEVQILGKTNAVKGTTYVQYCDDKYFDAVGIHLLAGRNFDATIATDTSTIIVNESFLKRLGIKDYNTVLNEYILYGTDENEDHKYRLIGIVKDYNRTSLKREVEPTASFYWDDSNGMVVRLNESSYKEGLAHLEATYQNYFPQTPLSYSFLDERFNTLFREDQQFGNVIATFSILAVIVASLGLFGLSAFMAINRAKEVGIRKVLGATIPQILMIFYQEFIVLIGLSAAVGIPLVYYTMDNWLDNYAYRVDFPWMFVGVAILLVIASALFTVGYQTIRVAVKNPSETLRYE; translated from the coding sequence ATGATCAAAAAAATAGCAGATCGGCTTTTTCGGTGGTATTGTCACCCGGATTATTATCCTGATATACAAGGAGACTTGGAAGAACTCTATCATGACAAAAAGGAAGAGTCACCTCGATCTGCACCATATTTTTATCTGATCGAAGTGCTTCGGTTGTGCCGACCTGCTTTGATCAGACCCCTTTTCAAAAACTCATTATTTAACTCAACAGGCATGTTCAAAAACTATTTCAAAATCAGCTTCCGGAATCTGGTGAAGCAAAAAGTATTTTCTGTCATCAACATCGCTGGATTGGCCATTGGTTTGGCTGCTTTCTTATTGATCAACCAATACGTCCAATTCGAGAAGAGCTACGACAAATTTTTTACAGATTCTGATCGGGTATATCGCCTGACAACCGACCAGGTTTTAGATGGAGTTATTGGGACAAGAGATGCCATGTCATTTGCCCCTTCTGGTAATGCCTTAGTTCAGGCTGTACCAGAATTTATTAATTCAACTGCTACTTTTCAATTCAACGAATTGATAATTAGAAAGAATGACAGATCTGTTACTGAGCATAAGGTGATTGCTGTCGACTCTAATTATCTGGAGATTTTTAATTATCAAGTGATTGCTGGGGGAGATCCTAGTACGATCCTAAAGGAACCAAATACTGTGGTATTAACAGAATCTCGAGCGAAAGCTTACTTCGGCGAAGAGAATCCAGTAGGTCAAATGCTTCATATTTTGAGTGGGTTTGACAAAGGTTTTAAAGTGACTGGTGTGATCCAAGACACTCCTGAGAACACGCATTATAAATTTGACCTATTGATTTCATTAAACACTTTGGAGGATAGAGTACAAAGAGACGGTTGGCGAGGATTTAACTACTATACTTATTTGCAATTAGCGCGTGAAGCAAATATTTCAGAGGTGATTCAAAAAATGCCCAAAATGTATGAACTATCTGGAAATGAAGAATCGGAATCTACTTTGGCTTTCAATGTACAACCACTGGAAGACATTCATTTGCATTCGGATTTCACTTATGAGCCAGAAGTACATGGAAGTATTGAGACAGTGGTTTTCCTTAACATCATTTCTATTTTAATCATCATTATTGCTTGGGTTAATTACATTAATTTATCTACTGCTAAAGCTATAGACCGCGCTCGAGAAGTGGGGGTTAGAAAAGCAATTGGTGCGCACAAGTTGCAGTTAATTACGCAGTTCTTATTCGAGTCTATGATATTAAATCTATTGGCAGCTGGGTTTGCCATACTGATTGCACAAATGGTATATCCAACTTTTAATCAACTGGTAGGTAAAGATGTGATAGGTGATGTATGGTTGAATAAATTGTTTCTTACTAAATTATTTTCATTTGCAATAGTTGGGGCTCTTGTTTCTGGATTGTACCCGGCATTTGTTTTATCTAATTTTCGTGCTGTTACAGTGCTTAAGGGTAAATTCAGAAATTCTACCAAAGGTACGTTGCTAAGAAAAGGGTTGGTTATTGTCCAGTTTACTGTTTCTCTTGTGTTATTGACAGGTACTTTTATCATATATCAACAAGTTGAGTATATGAGATCTGCAGATAAAGGTGTCGATATCGATTATGTTGTGGGGTTTAATAAACCAAGATTCACATCAGAAAATGAGAATAAAATGATGGAGAAAATGAAACAATTCGTATCCAGTCTCCTGAGTCATCATGCAATAATAAATGTAGGTTCTTCCAATTCTATTCCTGGAGGAGATTTATCAGATATTAGTTCTACAACATCAGAAGTTCAAATTTTAGGAAAGACAAATGCCGTAAAAGGCACTACCTATGTTCAATACTGTGACGATAAGTATTTTGATGCAGTTGGTATTCATCTTTTAGCTGGACGAAATTTTGACGCAACAATTGCCACAGATACATCTACCATAATTGTAAATGAATCGTTTTTAAAACGATTGGGAATCAAAGATTACAATACTGTACTCAATGAATATATTCTATATGGAACAGATGAAAATGAGGATCATAAATATAGGCTTATTGGAATTGTAAAGGATTATAATCGTACCTCATTGAAGAGGGAAGTGGAGCCTACGGCTAGTTTCTATTGGGATGATTCTAATGGCATGGTAGTACGTTTAAATGAATCAAGTTATAAAGAAGGGTTAGCTCATTTAGAGGCGACTTATCAAAATTATTTCCCTCAAACGCCGTTGTCTTATTCATTTTTGGATGAACGGTTTAACACTTTATTTCGAGAGGATCAGCAGTTTGGTAATGTAATAGCTACATTTTCTATTCTGGCTGTGATTGTGGCCTCATTGGGTTTATTTGGCTTGTCTGCATTTATGGCTATCAATCGGGCCAAGGAGGTGGGCATTAGAAAAGTGCTTGGTGCTACTATCCCCCAGATACTTATGATATTCTATCAAGAGTTTATAGTGCTGATTGGATTATCTGCTGCAGTGGGCATTCCATTGGTTTACTACACCATGGATAATTGGCTGGATAATTACGCCTATCGCGTGGACTTTCCTTGGATGTTTGTGGGCGTAGCGATTCTTTTAGTGATCGCTTCCGCTTTGTTCACCGTCGGTTATCAAACGATCAGAGTAGCTGTGAAAAACCCAAGCGAGACTTTGAGGTATGAATGA
- a CDS encoding DinB family protein, whose product MDIIPASQRILDQLTHLLENLTNDEYSKTLAVLHDNSIGQHMRHTLEFFICLTTGLTSGVVNYDERERDVFLESNTLEALTIIAKLKETLDEIKKNQPLKLLQQGYDVGSDKIYEVESNLYRELIYNIEHAVHHMALMKIGLREVKPELELPKDFGVASSTIKFRQSQQANA is encoded by the coding sequence ATGGATATCATACCAGCATCGCAAAGGATTTTAGACCAGCTAACCCACCTGCTGGAAAACCTGACCAATGATGAATACAGCAAGACTCTAGCTGTTCTTCACGACAACTCCATCGGACAGCACATGCGTCACACCTTGGAGTTTTTCATCTGCCTTACCACAGGGCTGACCTCAGGTGTTGTGAATTATGACGAGAGGGAAAGAGATGTATTTTTGGAAAGCAATACACTAGAAGCGTTGACCATCATAGCCAAGCTAAAAGAAACTTTGGATGAGATCAAAAAAAATCAACCGCTAAAGCTATTGCAACAAGGCTATGACGTTGGTTCAGACAAAATATATGAGGTAGAAAGCAATCTCTACCGTGAGCTGATCTATAATATTGAACATGCAGTCCATCACATGGCGCTGATGAAAATTGGGCTAAGGGAAGTCAAGCCTGAGCTTGAATTACCTAAAGATTTCGGTGTGGCTAGTTCGACCATCAAATTTCGTCAGTCCCAGCAAGCCAACGCCTAA
- a CDS encoding trimeric intracellular cation channel family protein gives MDLIYTLNIIGTFVFAISGAITASEKKMDAFGSAVIALITALGGGTLRDILIGSQPVGWLLDPNYLYTVLAALFFSYFFKKWIVKLTRTMFLFDTIGIGLFAVLGMQKTLSYGLSPAIAIMMGAVSAVFGGVLRDVLSNRVPLIFRKEIYATACLAGAALYYGLTFTTLPDSWSLWIAIVVVMAIRILAVKRGWGLPGIK, from the coding sequence ATGGATCTGATATACACACTCAATATTATTGGTACTTTCGTATTTGCGATATCTGGCGCTATTACGGCCTCTGAGAAAAAAATGGATGCCTTTGGGTCGGCAGTTATTGCGCTTATTACGGCTTTGGGTGGAGGAACCTTGCGCGATATTTTGATCGGTAGCCAACCCGTAGGATGGCTCCTAGATCCTAACTATTTATACACCGTGTTGGCCGCCTTGTTCTTCAGCTACTTTTTCAAGAAATGGATTGTGAAACTTACTCGCACCATGTTTTTGTTTGATACCATAGGCATTGGACTCTTTGCTGTGCTGGGCATGCAAAAAACGCTGTCTTATGGACTTTCTCCAGCGATTGCCATCATGATGGGCGCGGTATCTGCGGTTTTTGGAGGTGTGCTCAGAGATGTTCTTTCCAATAGAGTGCCTCTGATTTTCAGAAAAGAAATCTATGCCACAGCCTGTCTAGCAGGCGCTGCACTTTATTATGGTCTGACTTTTACAACGCTTCCGGACAGCTGGTCTTTATGGATTGCGATTGTAGTAGTCATGGCTATTAGAATTCTTGCAGTAAAAAGAGGTTGGGGACTACCAGGTATTAAGTAA
- a CDS encoding DUF5995 family protein: protein MHTTEIKTIDQVITALDQIIQDSIDKENCAGYFAALYRKVTIKVKEGIDQNYFDDGPRMEHLDVVFATRYIRAYEAYWNDQPLTQSWQVAFDLTSQYWPIVLQHLLIGMNAHINLDLGIAAAEISEGENIDNLQDDFDKINEILSSLVHEVDQDLAEIWPTFRIIVKALRKVDDYLVDFSMKLARDGAWKFAKQLADTPLSLKPEMIATRDQKVSQKASLVTRPGFLITIIFRWIRLGERGSIAKKIEDLKN from the coding sequence ATGCATACCACAGAAATAAAAACCATAGATCAGGTCATAACGGCCTTGGATCAAATCATTCAAGATTCTATTGACAAAGAAAATTGTGCCGGCTACTTTGCTGCGCTCTACAGAAAAGTCACGATCAAAGTAAAAGAAGGCATAGACCAGAACTACTTTGATGATGGTCCGAGAATGGAACATCTCGATGTGGTTTTTGCTACTCGATATATACGAGCGTATGAAGCTTACTGGAATGATCAACCCCTCACCCAATCCTGGCAAGTGGCTTTTGATCTTACCTCACAGTATTGGCCCATTGTACTACAGCATTTATTGATTGGTATGAATGCGCATATCAATCTGGACTTGGGTATCGCCGCAGCTGAAATTTCAGAAGGTGAAAATATTGATAACCTACAGGATGACTTCGACAAAATCAATGAAATTCTCTCCTCGCTGGTTCATGAAGTCGATCAAGACTTAGCCGAGATCTGGCCTACTTTTAGAATCATCGTTAAAGCATTGAGGAAAGTGGACGATTATCTGGTTGATTTTAGTATGAAGCTCGCCAGAGATGGGGCTTGGAAGTTTGCCAAACAACTAGCAGATACGCCGCTATCATTGAAGCCAGAAATGATTGCTACTCGTGATCAAAAAGTATCCCAAAAAGCTAGTTTGGTTACTCGCCCTGGGTTTTTGATCACAATCATTTTTAGATGGATTCGATTGGGCGAACGGGGATCAATTGCTAAGAAAATTGAAGATTTAAAAAATTAA
- a CDS encoding regulatory protein RecX: protein MQEPKKPKRHTPKEAKLKAANFCAYQERSQKEVRNKLYDLGLYPDEVEDVLTDLIMDNFINEERFAKAYIGGKFRVKKWGRKKILIGLAPHKLSPYCIKKGLEEIDEEDYIQALEELVEKKVNAVSEADLFKKRNKVATYAMYRGFESDLVWEVVKRLVV, encoded by the coding sequence GTGCAAGAACCCAAAAAACCAAAACGCCACACCCCAAAAGAAGCCAAACTCAAGGCTGCTAACTTCTGTGCATACCAAGAACGTTCGCAGAAGGAAGTTCGCAATAAATTGTACGATTTGGGGCTTTACCCAGATGAAGTCGAGGATGTATTGACAGATCTCATCATGGATAATTTTATCAATGAAGAGCGTTTCGCTAAAGCGTACATTGGCGGGAAGTTTAGAGTGAAAAAGTGGGGACGAAAGAAAATCCTTATAGGCTTAGCTCCGCATAAATTATCTCCTTACTGTATCAAAAAAGGGTTAGAGGAAATAGACGAAGAGGATTACATTCAAGCCCTGGAAGAGTTAGTTGAGAAAAAGGTGAATGCTGTGAGTGAAGCCGACCTATTCAAGAAGAGAAATAAAGTGGCCACTTATGCCATGTATCGTGGCTTTGAGTCTGATTTGGTTTGGGAAGTCGTCAAACGATTGGTGGTTTGA
- the ade gene encoding adenine deaminase, with protein sequence MSQVSGQLIDIPNRQIYPATVHFEKGIIQKIEKKEEAPDQYLLPGFVDAHVHVESSMLVPSEFGRLAVVHGTVGTISDPHEIGNVLGVEGVEYMIENGKQINFKFHFGAPSCVPATTFETAGAEINIEDVEYLLKKPEINYLAEMMNWPGVLFNDETVLAKIEKAKSLGKPVDGHAPGLKGEQAKNYATAGISTDHECFTIEEAQDKLDCGMKILIREGSAAKNFEALIPLLDKNYERIMFCSDDKHPDNLVEGHINLLVKRALAKGNDLYKVLQAACINPVEHYNMNIGLLKENDPADFIVIDNTDDFNILQTWINGELVAENGDSHIPKVENKIINNFDCQPKTAEQFKIDIKGNKVQVMEALDGQLITNLLFFDSSLINNPNQTNTEEDILKVTVVNRYKEASPAVGYIKNIGLKKGAIASSVGHDSHNIIAVGVDDESIAQAVNLIIKAKGGVSAVGNGQEQLLELPVAGIMSEKDGYEVAEAYSKIDAFSKTLDSPLNSPFMTLSFMALLVIPKAKMSDLGFFDGETFKFIDVFVD encoded by the coding sequence ATGAGCCAAGTATCAGGTCAACTGATTGATATTCCTAACCGCCAGATTTATCCTGCCACTGTACACTTCGAAAAAGGCATTATTCAAAAAATTGAAAAAAAAGAAGAAGCACCAGATCAATACCTCCTGCCTGGTTTTGTAGATGCACATGTACATGTGGAAAGTTCTATGTTGGTGCCGTCTGAGTTTGGCCGATTGGCAGTCGTGCATGGCACAGTGGGTACCATATCAGATCCACACGAAATTGGCAATGTGCTCGGGGTTGAAGGTGTGGAATATATGATTGAGAATGGAAAGCAGATCAACTTCAAATTCCACTTTGGTGCGCCATCCTGTGTACCAGCTACAACTTTTGAAACGGCGGGAGCTGAAATCAATATAGAAGATGTAGAATACCTCCTAAAAAAACCCGAAATCAATTACTTGGCCGAAATGATGAATTGGCCGGGCGTCTTATTTAATGATGAAACCGTATTGGCTAAAATCGAAAAGGCCAAAAGCTTGGGAAAACCGGTAGACGGACATGCCCCTGGACTAAAAGGCGAACAAGCCAAAAACTATGCGACTGCTGGTATCAGTACCGATCATGAATGCTTTACCATCGAAGAAGCACAAGACAAATTGGATTGTGGAATGAAAATTCTAATTCGTGAAGGCAGCGCAGCCAAAAACTTCGAGGCACTCATTCCGCTATTGGATAAAAACTATGAACGAATTATGTTTTGCTCGGATGACAAACATCCTGACAACTTAGTGGAAGGGCACATTAACCTGTTGGTTAAAAGAGCTTTGGCCAAAGGCAATGATTTATACAAAGTATTGCAAGCGGCCTGCATCAACCCGGTGGAGCATTACAACATGAATATTGGATTGCTGAAAGAAAACGACCCAGCCGATTTCATCGTTATTGACAACACTGATGATTTCAATATTTTACAGACTTGGATCAACGGAGAATTAGTAGCTGAAAACGGTGACTCTCATATCCCCAAAGTCGAGAATAAAATCATCAACAACTTTGATTGTCAACCAAAAACTGCCGAGCAATTCAAAATAGATATTAAAGGGAACAAAGTGCAAGTCATGGAGGCCCTGGATGGTCAGCTCATCACAAATTTGCTTTTTTTCGACAGTTCCTTGATCAACAACCCAAACCAAACAAATACGGAAGAGGACATTTTGAAAGTCACAGTCGTCAACCGCTACAAGGAAGCATCTCCGGCCGTTGGCTATATCAAAAATATTGGACTGAAGAAAGGAGCCATTGCCTCCTCTGTCGGCCACGATTCACATAACATCATTGCTGTCGGTGTGGATGATGAATCGATCGCCCAAGCAGTCAACCTTATCATCAAAGCCAAGGGAGGCGTATCGGCAGTAGGTAATGGACAAGAGCAGTTACTCGAATTGCCTGTAGCCGGCATCATGTCTGAAAAAGATGGCTATGAAGTGGCTGAGGCTTATAGCAAAATCGATGCTTTTTCCAAAACCCTAGATTCACCACTGAACTCACCTTTTATGACCCTGTCCTTTATGGCACTCTTAGTCATCCCAAAAGCTAAGATGAGTGACCTTGGCTTTTTTGATGGAGAGACCTTCAAGTTTATCGATGTTTTTGTGGACTAA
- a CDS encoding LysE family translocator translates to MSTFILFVAGFFFSFVGSIPPGSINITTLQYAVENRIKAAFSFATAAALTEYIYAAIAVRFQIYLTENSSIAQYFQIITGSVLILLGLFNLFKKPIESKVETKSEKRNAFKKGVLLSLTNPLAIPFWLMVTGYLQSMGWVEINGRNFWVYVAGISVGTFCLLATVINLGTKFNVIQGNVFLIYRVPGLIFIGMGIWSFSN, encoded by the coding sequence ATGAGCACTTTCATACTTTTTGTTGCTGGTTTTTTTTTCAGCTTTGTTGGTTCCATTCCACCTGGTAGTATCAATATCACTACTCTGCAATACGCAGTAGAGAACCGAATCAAAGCTGCTTTCTCCTTCGCGACGGCTGCTGCACTCACAGAATATATCTATGCGGCCATTGCCGTTCGGTTTCAGATTTACCTAACCGAAAACTCTAGTATCGCACAGTATTTTCAAATTATCACAGGATCGGTATTGATCCTCCTTGGATTGTTCAATCTCTTTAAGAAGCCAATAGAGTCGAAAGTAGAAACTAAAAGTGAAAAACGAAACGCATTCAAAAAAGGGGTGTTACTGAGCCTGACTAATCCACTGGCCATCCCCTTTTGGTTGATGGTGACGGGTTACTTACAAAGTATGGGTTGGGTAGAGATTAACGGGCGGAACTTTTGGGTTTATGTGGCCGGCATTTCAGTAGGTACATTTTGTTTGTTGGCTACAGTGATCAATTTGGGCACCAAGTTCAATGTCATCCAGGGTAATGTCTTTCTGATCTATCGCGTTCCGGGCCTCATATTCATTGGGATGGGAATTTGGAGTTTTTCAAACTGA
- a CDS encoding ATP-binding protein, which translates to MGFDKNILAGRIKDDNTWWSDGKIPFYDEFSKRRYYKGFYELVTQTFPHRAVVLMGPRRIGKTVIMYQAIQDLIDSGINPKNIFYFSLDTPIYTNVPLEELIHDGLLVNKVRLEESYFFFDEIQYLKDWEVHLKSLVDKNRKTKFVASGSAAAALRMKSIESGAGRFTDYFLPPLTFSEYVDLNGYNGLLEENEVDFGGPRRFYKCRDIDKFNDHFVDYINFGGFPEIALNSEKVKNPERVIQKDITDKVIMKDLPGLFGIENTLELQQFFNVLSYRTGEILDYKKVSQETKTDNKTIKKYIKYLEAAFLIKVLHRVDISAKRFKNITQFKVYLTNPSLYTGLFGRIRDTDDRFPHLVETAVYAQYLHREHEFLRYANWKSGKDAGEVDLIQVSNNFQDVHWAVEIKWSDSPQAGKLKQFMSKNNLDKGVITSKTKFEDFEDLLIVPNSIYAYVVSKNALNKLDEDLLF; encoded by the coding sequence ATGGGTTTTGACAAGAATATATTGGCGGGGAGAATAAAAGATGACAACACTTGGTGGAGTGATGGTAAAATTCCTTTTTACGATGAATTTAGTAAGCGAAGGTATTACAAAGGGTTTTATGAATTGGTTACTCAGACATTTCCTCATAGGGCAGTAGTCTTAATGGGCCCTCGTAGAATTGGTAAGACGGTGATCATGTATCAGGCTATACAAGACTTAATTGACTCGGGTATCAACCCGAAAAACATCTTTTATTTTAGTTTGGATACACCAATTTACACCAATGTTCCTCTTGAAGAATTAATCCATGATGGCCTTTTAGTCAATAAAGTCAGACTTGAAGAGTCCTATTTTTTCTTTGACGAAATTCAATATTTAAAGGATTGGGAGGTTCATCTAAAATCATTAGTTGATAAGAATAGGAAGACAAAGTTTGTTGCTAGTGGTAGCGCAGCTGCAGCGTTAAGAATGAAGTCAATAGAAAGTGGAGCTGGAAGGTTTACCGATTATTTTTTGCCGCCGCTTACTTTTTCAGAGTATGTTGATCTAAATGGATATAATGGACTTTTAGAAGAAAATGAAGTAGATTTTGGAGGACCAAGGAGGTTCTATAAATGTAGAGATATTGATAAGTTTAATGACCATTTTGTTGATTATATAAACTTTGGAGGCTTTCCTGAAATAGCTCTTAATTCTGAAAAAGTCAAAAATCCGGAAAGAGTGATTCAGAAGGACATTACTGATAAGGTAATAATGAAAGATTTGCCTGGGTTATTTGGAATTGAAAACACATTGGAACTACAACAGTTTTTCAATGTGCTCTCCTATAGAACCGGAGAAATTTTAGATTATAAAAAAGTATCGCAGGAAACAAAGACTGACAACAAGACTATAAAAAAGTATATCAAATATCTAGAAGCTGCCTTCTTAATCAAAGTATTGCACAGGGTGGATATTTCGGCTAAAAGGTTTAAAAATATTACACAGTTTAAAGTTTACCTGACAAACCCTAGTTTGTACACTGGACTGTTTGGGCGAATTCGAGATACTGATGATCGATTTCCTCATTTGGTAGAAACAGCAGTCTATGCTCAATATCTACATAGAGAGCATGAATTTTTAAGGTATGCCAATTGGAAAAGTGGGAAAGATGCAGGTGAAGTAGATCTGATACAAGTGAGCAACAACTTTCAAGATGTTCATTGGGCCGTAGAGATCAAATGGTCGGATAGCCCTCAGGCTGGAAAGTTGAAGCAGTTTATGTCGAAAAATAATCTAGATAAAGGTGTGATAACAAGTAAAACAAAATTTGAAGATTTTGAAGATTTGCTCATAGTTCCGAACAGTATTTACGCCTATGTTGTCAGTAAAAATGCCCTAAATAAATTAGACGAAGACCTATTGTTTTAG
- a CDS encoding YcxB family protein, with product MNVKTKKYQMTTGTYVKLAFGNLIKDQWWVILIYLAICAGYFWIPNHWWITGASIALSLYLLFWLIQFAGISQLEQGKFMFEKLSYEINSQQILIKLNSKQGMPMKWDNIKRAVAGKDHFLLTINKAQHVHLPHRIFNSNNEIKFVETILKRKGYIKE from the coding sequence ATGAACGTAAAGACTAAGAAATATCAAATGACCACAGGGACGTATGTGAAGTTGGCATTTGGCAATTTGATTAAAGATCAATGGTGGGTGATTTTAATTTATTTGGCGATTTGTGCTGGATATTTTTGGATTCCTAATCATTGGTGGATTACGGGAGCCAGTATCGCTCTGTCGTTATACCTTTTGTTTTGGTTGATCCAGTTTGCTGGAATCTCACAGTTAGAGCAAGGCAAGTTTATGTTTGAGAAGTTGAGTTATGAAATCAATAGTCAGCAGATTTTGATCAAACTAAATAGCAAGCAAGGTATGCCTATGAAGTGGGACAATATCAAGAGAGCCGTAGCTGGAAAAGATCACTTCCTATTAACGATCAACAAAGCGCAGCATGTGCATTTACCCCACAGAATTTTCAACTCTAACAACGAGATCAAATTCGTAGAGACTATTCTGAAAAGAAAAGGATACATCAAGGAGTAG
- a CDS encoding PadR family transcriptional regulator, whose product MKKYQLGEFEEIVLLTVGVLFDNAYGVAIKDEIEKRLERKVSLGALQSALRRMESKGFLESETGETNAKRGGKPKRFFKMTSFGRRALEYNRDVRAELWKALPDMVLEAKFS is encoded by the coding sequence ATGAAAAAGTATCAATTAGGTGAATTTGAAGAGATTGTATTGCTGACTGTAGGAGTATTGTTTGACAATGCTTATGGTGTAGCGATCAAAGATGAGATTGAAAAGCGGCTAGAGAGGAAGGTGAGCCTAGGTGCCTTGCAGTCAGCACTCCGCCGAATGGAATCGAAAGGCTTTCTGGAATCAGAAACCGGCGAAACCAACGCAAAACGTGGAGGTAAGCCCAAACGATTCTTCAAAATGACGAGCTTTGGTCGAAGAGCCCTGGAGTACAATCGCGATGTCCGTGCAGAGCTATGGAAGGCCTTGCCAGACATGGTGCTCGAAGCCAAATTTTCATGA